The following are encoded in a window of Hemicordylus capensis ecotype Gifberg chromosome 12, rHemCap1.1.pri, whole genome shotgun sequence genomic DNA:
- the LOC128336194 gene encoding phosphatidylinositol-glycan biosynthesis class W protein-like — translation MSQKGVKEAFVANLNGTTLLEISLGLPLAPSCLLARGLLLILYFLHRGEPLRSRSGHFLLDFAVLVVPPILSCTILAPFLPLVILSLWAFCAGLLLAVYRRRGGGVLRGPLKHALRHFGETSLAPEYIPSITVFRVYVNVLTSIAILAVDFPQYPRRYAKTESFGTGVMDFGVGSFVFGNAVVCPEVRQKPGAVPCTFYLAKQVLAVWPLLLLGLGRLMSLKVVGYQEHVSEYGLHWNFFFTLAAVRMAASLLLGVFSARRAWIVAMVLAVAYECLLAVTPLKSFILSGSDGQGSRAGFLSANREGLFSVIGYLAIYMASVQVGLYLRQKRTTVGEWMGVARTFLLAAFLLLAGLHVTQTHVERVSRRMANLAFCLWVEAHCLLLFSTFLAADLALVFAKLLVEGAPVPGSWELAEPSAATRKKRDEEPQARKAAPQGVCVIGAVNRNQLLYFLLANVLTGLANMLVDTLHSSTPSALLVLHLYMFANCLVMYVLQAKNIVLKWW, via the coding sequence ATGTCCCAGAAGGGGGTCAAGGAAGCGTTTGTAGCCAACTTGAACGGCACGACCTTGCTGGAGATTTCCCTGGGCCTGCCCCTCGCCCCGTcatgcctcctggccaggggGCTGCTGCTGATCTTGTACTTCCTCCACCGGGGAGAGCCCCTGCGTTCGAGGAGCGGCCATTTCCTTCTGGACTTCGCGGTCCTCGTCGTGCCCCCCATCCTCTCCTGCACCATCCTGGCCCCCTTCCTCCCTCTGGTGATCCTCTCCCTGTGGGCCTTCTGTGCGGGACTGCTCTTGGCTGTCTACCGGAGGCGAGGAGGGGGCGTCCTCCGGGGACCGCTGAAGCACGCCCTCCGCCATTTCGGGGAGACCAGCTTGGCCCCCGAGTACATCCCCTCCATCACGGTCTTCCGTGTGTACGTCAACGTGCTGACCTCCATCGCCATCCTGGCGGTCGATTTCCCCCAGTACCCTCGGCGGTATGCCAAGACAGAAAGCTTTGGGACGGGAGTGATGGACTTTGGAGTGGGGTCCTTTGTTTTTGGGAATGCCGTCGTGTGTCCGGAAGTGCGGCAGAAACCCGGTGCCGTGCCGTGCACCTTTTACCTGGCCAAGCAGGTCTTGGCGGtctggccgctgctgctgctcggcTTGGGCCGCCTGATGAGCCTGAAGGTCGTGGGGTACCAGGAACACGTCTCCGAATACGGCCTGCACTGGAACTTCTTCTTCACTCTGGCGGCCGTGCGAATGGCCGCCTCGCTGCTTCTGGGCGTCTTTTCTGCACGCCGCGCCTGGATCGTTGCCATGGTGCTGGCTGTGGCTTATGAATGTCTTCTGGCTGTGACCCCTCTGAAGTCGTTTATCCTGTCGGGGAGCGACGGCCAGGGTTCGAGGGCCGGGTTCCTCAGTGCCAACCGGGAGGGCCTCTTCTCCGTCATTGGCTACCTCGCCATCTACATGGCCAGCGTGCAGGTGGGCCTCTATCTGCGGCAGAAGAGGACCACCgtgggggagtggatgggggtcGCGCGCACCTTCCTGCTGGCCGCCTTCCTTCTGCTGGCGGGTCTCCACGTCACCCAGACGCACGTGGAGAGGGTCTCCCGGCGGATGGCGAATCTGGCCTTCTGCCTCTGGGTTGAGGCTCACTGCCTCCTGCTCTTCAGCACTTTCCTGGCCGCGGATCTGGCCCTGGTCTTTGCAAAGCTGCTAGTGGAGGGCGCTCCGGTGCCTGGCAGCTGGGAGCTGGCGGAGCCCTCTGCAGCAACCCGCAAGAAGCGCGATGAGGAGCCCCAGGCCAGGAAGGCCGCGCCCCAGGGCGTGTGCGTGATCGGCGCCGTGAACAGGAACCAGCTGCTGTACTTCTTGCTGGCCAACGTCTTGACCGGCCTGGCGAATATGCTGGTGGACACTCTTCACAGCAGCACCCCTTCGGCCCTGCTGGTTCTGCATCTCTACATGTTCGCAAACTGCTTGGTGATGTATGTCTTGCAAGCCAAGAACATTGTCTTAAAGTGGTGGTAA